One segment of Lytechinus variegatus isolate NC3 chromosome 13, Lvar_3.0, whole genome shotgun sequence DNA contains the following:
- the LOC121426852 gene encoding uncharacterized protein LOC121426852, with protein sequence MAAPPDYNQQNAAYPPPGSYPQGQPAYPQGQPAYPQGQPVAYPQGQPGVVYPPGQQVVVTQGAPATTHVYHTGSNQGCCGMDTAEHFSGKAGLVTGVIHLIVAILSIILGGVAYAFPVIQIGYGIWSAILFIIPTGILGVVSKSKQSCVIIGYMIMGILCSWIAIGMLAYEAFVSAVLSYYTSCYYSFIGFDSTYICNYERSYGALAVHAILAVLALIEFINAIVGAAYCCGGHPCCCGKSSSAPGTTTTVQYGQAQPMTVTSQKYAPGP encoded by the exons ATGGCTGCCCCACCCGATTACAACCAACAGAATGCCGCTTATCCACCTCCAGGGTCATACCCGCAAGGTCAACCGGCATACCCGCAAGGTCAACCGGCATACCCACAAGGTCAACCGGTGGCATACCCTCAAGGTCAACCAGGGGTAGTCTATCCGCCCGGTCAGCAAGTCGTGGTTACCCAAGGGGCGCCAGCTACTACGCACGTGTACCAT ACTGGTTCTAACCAAGGATGTTGCGGCATGGATACCGCCGAACACTTCAGCGGGAAAGCCGGACTGGTCACCGGAGTGATTCATCTCATTGTTGCTATCTTATCTATCATACTCGGTGGAGTTGCGTACGCTTTTCCTGTGATTCAAATCGGTTACGGAATCTGGTCTGCTATCCTT TTCATTATCCCGACCGGAATTTTGGGAGTAGTGAGCAAGAGCAAGCAATCCTGCGTT ATCATCGGATACATGATCATGGGCATCTTATGTAGTTGGATAGCAATTGGAATGCTAGCTTACGAAGCCTTTGTGTCGGCTGTTCTGTCGTACTATACAAGTTGCTACTACAGTTTCATTGGGTTCGATTCCACCTACATCTGCAACTACGAACGTTCATAT GGTGCCCTTGCTGTCCATGCCATTCTCGCTGTGCTAGCCCTGATCGAGTTCATCAATGCTATTGTGGGTGCTGCTTACTGCTGCGGTGGACACCCGTGCTGCTGTGGCAAGTCCTCGTCCGCCCCAGGCACTACTACCACG gtCCAATACGGCCAAGCTCAGCCAATGACGGTGACTTCTCAAAAATACGCTCCAGGTCCATAG